The proteins below come from a single Drosophila suzukii chromosome X, CBGP_Dsuzu_IsoJpt1.0, whole genome shotgun sequence genomic window:
- the LOC108018952 gene encoding uncharacterized protein, giving the protein MNALRNIFTSRTLNYLRQNGQNAILNATQQQQAVDAVPLTTDPEQLLKANRPAPLSIPRSILDACQFTAKTFDLGRTASGNQTNGSLSPTTLKRFSRMQRRMELVYRCKLCNTRNTKTISEEAYYSGVVILQCDGCAVDHLIKDNLGLFTSSDGDISISSGISTSKNIDQVLADRHARVRVIKVNEHGELI; this is encoded by the coding sequence ATGAACGCATTGCGCAACATCTTCACATCGCGAACGCTCAACTATTTGCGCCAGAATGGACAGAACGCGATCCTCAACGCcacccagcagcagcaggctgTGGACGCCGTACCGTTGACCACCGATCCCGAACAGCTGCTGAAGGCCAACCGTCCCGCTCCGCTCTCCATACCGCGCTCCATCCTCGATGCTTGCCAGTTTACGGCCAAGACCTTTGACCTGGGACGCACTGCGTCAGGGAATCAAACGAATGGCTCCCTGTCGCCGACTACACTGAAGCGTTTCAGTCGCATGCAACGGCGCATGGAGCTGGTGTACCGCTGCAAGCTGTGCAACACCCGCAACACTAAGACCATCAGCGAGGAGGCCTACTACAGCGGCGTGGTGATCCTGCAGTGCGATGGCTGTGCCGTCGACCACCTCATCAAGGACAACCTGGGACTTTTCACCAGCAGCGATGGCGACATCAGCATCAGCTCGGGCATCAGTACCAGCAAGAACATCGACCAGGTGCTAGCCGACCGCCATGCCCGCGTCCGGGTGATCAAGGTGAACGAGCACGGCGAGCTCATCTAG